The DNA region CGCGGCTGCTCGCCGAGATACGGGGGGAGTTCGCCGACGACGTGGACTGGCTGGGCACCGGCTACGGGGCGACGCCGGAACTCCTGGCCTTCTGGCAGCGGAACGGCTACGCGACCGTCCACCTCTCGACGACGCGCAACGACGCCAGCGGCGAGTACTCCGCCGTGATGCTCGACCCCGCGAGCGACGCCGGCCGGGAGCTGGCCGACCGCCACTCGCGGTGGTTCGTCGACCGCGTCGGCGCGATGCTGTCGGACCCGCTGGACGACATGGACCCGGACGTGGTGCGGGCGGCGCTGCGCAGTGTGGATGCGACGCCGGACCTCGACCTCTCCGAGTGGGAGTGGCGCCTGCTCGCCGGAACGGTCGGCGGCGCCGGTATCTTCGACACCTCGCCGCGGCCGCTCCGGCGGCTGACCGTCCGCTACCTGACCGAGGCCGGTCCCACCGGCGACGGCGGCGAGGACGACGACCCGAACGGGGCGCTGCTCGACCCCCGCCAGGAGCGCCTGCTGGTCCGGAAGGCGCTGCAGGGACACCCGTGGGGTGCAGTCGCCGACGAGTTGGGTTTCCACTCCCACGGGCAGTGCATGCGGGCGCTCGGGGCGGCGACCCGACCGCTGCTTTCACGGTTCGGCGGGTCGAAGGTCGCGGCGGAACTGGAGCGATTCGAATGATGCAACTCCCCGCGCTGGAAGCCCTCCCCGTCGACCTGTTCGTGATCGTCGCGTTCGTCCTGCTGGTCGGCGGCGTCGTCGGCAGCGTCACCCCGCTGGTCCCCGGCGGGATCCTCTCGCTGGCCGGCGTCGTCGTCTACTGGTGGGGCAGCGGCTTCGCCGAGCCGAACGTCTTCGTCCTCTCGGGGCTGCTGTTCGTCGCCCTGGTCGCCATCGCGACGGACTGGCTCGCCGGCGCCGTCTCCGCGAAGGCCGGCGGCGCCTCGACCCGGACGACCGTCGTCGCCACCGCCGTCGGCCTCGTCGGCCTCGTGTGGGGCCCGATCGGCTTCCTCCTCGGGACCGCCGGGACCGTTTTCCTCATGGAACTGGCCGACGGCGGCGAACTCGAGGGGAGCGCCCGCGCCGCCGGGGTGACCCTGCTCGGGATGCTCACCTCCAGCGTCCTCCAGGTGCTGCTGACCGCCGGCGTCCTCGTCGCGATGGTCGGCGTCTTCCTGCTCTGACCCGGCGGCCGTCTGCCGTGAGCCGCCGGGCGCCCCCGC from Halosimplex halophilum includes:
- a CDS encoding DUF456 domain-containing protein codes for the protein MQLPALEALPVDLFVIVAFVLLVGGVVGSVTPLVPGGILSLAGVVVYWWGSGFAEPNVFVLSGLLFVALVAIATDWLAGAVSAKAGGASTRTTVVATAVGLVGLVWGPIGFLLGTAGTVFLMELADGGELEGSARAAGVTLLGMLTSSVLQVLLTAGVLVAMVGVFLL